The Apodemus sylvaticus chromosome 4, mApoSyl1.1, whole genome shotgun sequence nucleotide sequence AGCACTCAGGAACCATCCCCAGATCTTGGAATATTCACAAATCGCATTGTTGGATGCAAAGTCGGGCATTTCAGGTCTTGTCCAAGGCTAATTAATAAAGCAGTCAGCCAGCCCGTCCTGTGAGTGTTTTTATATAATCGGGCCACATGTAGAAACCGACAGAAAGCTCTCACGTCCTGGAGGAGCCTGCTGCTGCTAGTGCGCTAAactaacaaaacacacaaaacaaacaaaaacccattcAGGACAGGTATGCTCTGCTGCCCCGAGGCATCCATCCACCCCTCACCTGCTTGTCCTGTAAGACGTCCCGCCCCCACCCGATGCACGAGCAGCTGACTGGAGGATGCCGAGAGGGGCACGCGGCGCAGCCAATCGGAAGGGCGTGCCTTGCCATGCCCCGCAGCTGACCTTCAAGTCGTGTAGCCCGCTACTGTCGCCGGTGCCGGCGCGTCAGCCGTGGAGCTAGACGCCGGCGGCACCTAGGGGATGTCCTCGGTCGGGGGCCCGCGTCCGGCGGCAGGGGAGCAGCCGGGAGCTGCTAGACTGCACTTGCGGGCGGCGGGCGGCGCGCTGCTGCTTTGCGGGCTGGCGGTCCTGCTGGGCTGGGTTTGGCTGCGGCGGCAGCGCGCATGCGGCATCCCTCCAGGGCCCAAGCCTCGGCCACTCGTGGGTAACTTCGGGCACTTGCTGGTGCCGCGCTTCCTGCGGCCGCAGTTCTGGCTGGGCTCGGGCAGCCAGACGGACGCGGTGGGCCAGCATGTGTCCCTGGCCAGGATGGCCCGTGTCTATGGCAACATCTTCAGCTTCTTCATCGGCCACCGGCTGGTGGTGGTCCTCAACGACTTCCACAGCGTGCGCGAGGCGCTAGTGCAGCAGGCCGACGTGTTCAGTGACCGCCCGCGGATGCCGCTCATCTCCATGATGACCAAGGAGAAGGGTGAGCGCTCCGCGGGCTCAGGACCCCCTACACGGGGGACAGGGGACGGAGGCGTGGCTTCTAGTGTGTGGTTAAAGTGGGAGACACACAGGAAAGTGAGGAAGATGGGTACCAAACTGTAAAATAAGGACCACCCTCCCCGGAAGCCTCCCTTTGTCCCAGATGTGGCTTCCTCACTCAGGACGTTTCTAAACTTTGGCTGTGTTAGAAAAAGGGCGGAAACTCTTTTCACCGAACAACTTTCAGTTTCAGAAGTataagaaggttttttttttccttatcaaAGGTCATAAACCAAGCTAGGAGACTGTTGAACCGAATGTGTTAGCTCATAGCCTCGctaatattttggcaaagaatgtagCTGTTCTCTGCCCATGTCTAAAGAACTTGCCTGAGGTTAAACTTAAGAGAAACTGACTCATTTTTATTAACTGAGAGTATTTCAAGATAGCCAGTCTGTTCTAGACCCCGTGTAGATCTCCCTAGGCAGACACAGGGTCTCCGTCTCTATTCTTCAGCTACCTGTCAATCCGGTTAGGGTTGGGGtcggggttggggttggggttggggttggggtagggttagggttagggttagggttagggttgggttagggttagggttagggttgggttaggattagggttagggttagggttaggattgggttagggttaggattagggttagggttaggattagggttagggttagggttagggttagggttcagTCTTCAGATGGTGAAGTACAAGACTGAAGCCACTGTGGATGGCATGCATACTTCAGATCAGGAGAGTGGCCCCCTGACTTCACACTTTGATATTCCCTCCCTCACCCCATTTCTAATTTTCCCACAGGAACTCCCCTTGCAGGGCCTCAGAAAGTGCTGGAATTGGAGGCACCTGTAATCAGAAGGGCATTCCGTGAGCACTGGGCCAAAGAATAGAGAATTTGAATGCTGTATAAAGTGTTCTTGTTCCTAAGACCACTCCAGCCACCACAGAAAACATGCTCTGGACTGCATGTATTCTATTGGCCTCTTGGCTAGAGTTAGGTTCAAGATGAAGGGCATATGACAGCCCCTGTGTAAGATGCGTCTCGATTAAGACAGGATTCTGTAAAAATTCACTCTGAATGGAATTTAGAGTAAGAGTACACAACTAATGTGGCCACTGGCGAAGGAAGACCAGGAAATCTCTCTTGTCTTAAACCTCCCTGTTCTGTCCTCTCTTCAATCCAATTTAAGTGGCAACTCAACTTTATGGTCATAGGCCACAGTAAACAGTGTTTTGGGTTGTGTTCAGactctgagacaggagaatcacctTGGCTTTCTGGCTACCAGCCTAGCAGTGAACTCCTGATTCAGTTAAAGGCAATCAACAGACTAAGGACAAGAGTGACAGATCAGGACACGAGGACAGATCAGGACACACAGAGTTTCTCCTCTGGTCTCCTCAGCACCTGCCCACACATTATCtaccctcatccccaccccagtTATCTAGatggaaaaaaatatttgtatctaTATCTCACTTAGAAGAATTATAGGTAAGTCATAGGGAATTAAACATGAAGAAAATCAAAATCTGGAGAAATGGCCcaagtgattaagagcatttgttattcttccagagggcctAGGTTCATTTCCCACCACCCACAAGGCCCTGCataaccatctgtagctccagttctaggggatccagccgactcttctggtctccataagcaccaagcacacacatggtagacATACGTACATTCAGATAAGACAtgcaaagacaaaataaaaataagtcttaaaacaaatgttttcaaagtcagcattttaaatttttataagaaaatggtGTGTTTCTGAATCCCTGGTAGGAAGGGATTTCTAAAATAAGACGTGTAACACAAACCATAAAGAAAAAGACCTGTAGACAGACACAATGACACAAAAgcagttgggaggctgaggcggAAGGATTGCCACAACTTCAAGGACAGTGTAGACTTCAAAGTAATGCCAAGTCTTtgaggggagggagacaggaagagagacagagagagacatgtggactggagcaatggctcaggggttagaaGCACATATTGTTctttctgaggacctgagttcagatctcagcgcttccatgtcaggtggctcacaaccacctctaactccagctgcaAGGAGTCCAATGTCCTCGCCTGGCTCCCACAGGCATCTGCATTAACACaagccatatacacacacatacacacacatatacacacacatatatacacatacacacatacatacacacatccacataacatacacatacacacacataacacacatatacatacatacatacacacatacatacacatatacacacatatatacacatacacacatacatacacatacacacataacacacacatacacacacagaacacacacatatacatatacacacatacatacacacacatatatacacatacacacatacatacacacacatacacacatacacacacatacatacatcacacacacataacacacacacacacatacacactaaatgtTTTTAATCTATACATGGtatctttaaatttaaaacttatgCTTACCGAATAATATCAGTAAAAACTAAAACCAATGTACATAATGAGAGAAAGGAGGTTTTACATTTGCGTTTAAACTATATGGGAAGAAAATCTCCATGCAATAGGTAAGtgtgactgtaactccagttctaggggatccagttCTAGGTGGAATAAGAACCCCACCAGTGACCTGGGCAAAGCCACTCTGACCTACACCGACAATCACAGGAAGTATGAATGAAAGTCACGTAAGGTACAACATTTTCGCCCTCTAGTGGCAAAACTGAAAAATTACGAGTATCAGGAGGGAGCTGTTTAAGATGTCATTATACTTGTGCAAACACTTTTGCTCCATTCCTAGTCTACTGAAGACAGTGATTTGGCAATGACTATTGATGTGAAGACACCCTTATTTTATAGCTCATCACTGCACCCTTAGCGATGTCTGTAAAATGTAGAGGAAGTCCATAGTCAACCATGGATCTATCCATGAAGATCTTTCTATTGAAATGCTCTCTTTTCCCCTGTGGCTGGACCCTAAGTGTGGGTTATAGCTGAACCCTGACTGTGGTCCAAACTTTATGCTTCCTGCCCAAGGTGTGACCCTTCTGCTGCAAACTGCTCACACTAGCATGCGTTCCCACCCACTGTGGACTGTACCTTCTCAACCCTGAAGCAAGCCGAATCCTTCCTCCCTCAAGCAGGTTCCTGCTAGTTATTTGCTCACAGCAACCagtgggggtgtggggagggagaggctgtGACCTGCTCAGCTTTGGCGTTGACCTGACTGGGGCCACTGGGGAATGAAGAAGggacagaaatagagagaaaagCCAGGATCCTGTGGGCCTCAGAGTCTGATGGGATGCACAACCAGCAGCCTTGAAACCCTGCACATATATTGTATGCATGTGGACTGAGGAGGCTGGGTTAGCGTATACAGCTGACCAAAGGAGGGAGAAGCAGCTCTTCTTGGTAGGAGGTCTCCTCAGACTAACAAGCTCAGTCTATAAACACCACAAAGGAGAACGCTTCGCTCAGTGCTTTCTGCACATGCTGTCAGCATCCACACGTGGACCAGGGAAAGGCTTTGCTTTTCTCTGAACCtgattgggggggagggggaaggaaggggagagctTTGCTATCGTCTGAGGGATCCTTAACATGGCCATGTTCACGCCAGCAACACAGAGTTGCTCGGGACTTCATCCGATCCCCTCGGGAAGGAGAACTGGCTGAGAGGATAGAGGACATCGTGGAAACTAGGAGGAGAAAGCGGCGGTGGGACGGAAGATGCGTATGAGAACAGTCCGAGCATGCAGGGGCAGTTCTGCTGGGTGCGATGGCAGCAGATGTACGCGTTGGGGTCAAATAGGACACAGCCGTCAAAGATCTGGATGAGTTCAGGCTCCTGTGGTGTTCCCAGCACTGTGCCAGGATCTGGGGTTTGAGAGGGAAGCAGAGTGGTGTGGCTAGTCTGGTTCTATAATTATACTTCTGTTCACGGTGCTCAGAATATGGGCGCTTTTTGTGTGAAAGGTTTTCTAGGCCTGAATCTACTGTTGggaaatagaaagaaatttaagTGCACAATAATTTTAGGCATCAAAGCTCAGTACTTCCATTCCACCAGAAGTtacaataaataacaacaacTTGATAGCAAATTACTCCGAATTTAGACTCAGCTTTTATTGGAAACAGATGTCTCTATAATGACACTTGACAGGTCGCCTCTGTCTGCATTTGACCACTGGCCAAGAGACTTGAAAATACAGAATATACCTCACGGCAGGCCCCATTTGCTATAGCCAGGCCCTGCCCTCacactcctctctctgtctttgcagGAATCGTGTTTGCACACTACGGTCCAATTTGGAAACAGCAGAGGAGATTCTCCCATTCGACACTTCGTCATTTTGGTCTGGGCAAGCTTAGCCTGGAGCCCAAGATCATCGAGGAGTTCACGTACGTGAAGGAGGCCATGCAGAGGCACGGCGAGGCCCCCTTCAGCCCCTTCCCGGTCATCGGCAATGCCGTCTCCAACATCATCTGCTCCCTGTGTTTTGGCCAGCGCTTCGATTACACCAACCAGGAGTTTAAAAGGGTGCTGGATTTCATGTCTCGGGggttagaaatctgcctgcacaGCCAGCTCTTCCTGATCAACATATGCCCCTGGTTTTACTACCTTCCCTTCGGGCCATTCAAGGAACTGAGGCAAATCGAAAGGGACATAACCTGCTTCCTTAAAAACATCATCAAAGAGCACCAGGAGTCTCTGGATGCCAGCAACCCTCAGGACTTCATAGACATGTACCTTCTGcacatggaggaagagaagaaaggcgGCAGGTGCAGCAGCTTCGACGAGGACTACCTGTTTTACATCATTGGGGACCTCTTCATCGCCGGCACTGACACAACCACCAACTCTCTGCTTTGGTGCCTGCTCTACATGTCGCTGAATCCCGACGTGCAAAGTAATTGCTACA carries:
- the LOC127682685 gene encoding cytochrome P450 2U1 isoform X1, which produces MSSVGGPRPAAGEQPGAARLHLRAAGGALLLCGLAVLLGWVWLRRQRACGIPPGPKPRPLVGNFGHLLVPRFLRPQFWLGSGSQTDAVGQHVSLARMARVYGNIFSFFIGHRLVVVLNDFHSVREALVQQADVFSDRPRMPLISMMTKEKGIVFAHYGPIWKQQRRFSHSTLRHFGLGKLSLEPKIIEEFTYVKEAMQRHGEAPFSPFPVIGNAVSNIICSLCFGQRFDYTNQEFKRVLDFMSRGLEICLHSQLFLINICPWFYYLPFGPFKELRQIERDITCFLKNIIKEHQESLDASNPQDFIDMYLLHMEEEKKGGRCSSFDEDYLFYIIGDLFIAGTDTTTNSLLWCLLYMSLNPDVQKKIHEEIERVIGCDRAPSLTDKAQMPFTEATIMEVQRLSMVVPLAIPHMTSEKTVLQGYTIPKGTVVLPNLWSIHRDPAIWEKPDDFCPHRFLDDQGQLLKRETFIPFGIGKRVCMGEQLAKMELFLMFVSLMQSFTFALPEGSEKPIMTGRFGLTLAPHPFNITVSKR
- the LOC127682685 gene encoding cytochrome P450 2U1 isoform X2, translated to MSSVGGPRPAAGEQPGAARLHLRAAGGALLLCGLAVLLGWVWLRRQRACGIPPGPKPRPLVGNFGHLLVPRFLRPQFWLGSGSQTDAVGQHVSLARMARVYGNIFSFFIGHRLVVVLNDFHSVREALVQQADVFSDRPRMPLISMMTKEKGIVFAHYGPIWKQQRRFSHSTLRHFGLGKLSLEPKIIEEFTYVKEAMQRHGEAPFSPFPVIGNAVSNIICSLCFGQRFDYTNQEFKRVLDFMSRGLEICLHSQLFLINICPWFYYLPFGPFKELRQIERDITCFLKNIIKEHQESLDASNPQDFIDMYLLHMEEEKKGGRCSSFDEDYLFYIIGDLFIAGTDTTTNSLLWCLLYMSLNPDVQKKIHEEIERVIGCDRAPSLTDKAQMPFTEATIMEVQRLSMVVPLAIPHMTSEKTGKRVCMGEQLAKMELFLMFVSLMQSFTFALPEGSEKPIMTGRFGLTLAPHPFNITVSKR